The following DNA comes from Candidatus Manganitrophaceae bacterium.
ATTCTTGATCGCGGCGAGTCCGAATCGAATTCCTCCCGGAACGACGGTGAAGTCGCGGTCCGACTCATTGACGTCGGGCGGGAGAATCTGAATCCCCATGTTCCGGCATTCGGTGATATATTTTACCACCTTGTCGGAGTTCCCCATCTCGCTGGTGAGCAGCGCCGTCATCAGCTCATGCGGGTGGTGGGCCTTCAAATAAGCGGTCTGGTAGGTGATCAGCGCGTAGGCGGCGGAGTGCGATTTGTTGAAGCCGTACCCGGCGAAGTACTCCATCAGGTCGAAGATCTTCTCCGCCTTTGCTTTGGAGTGGCCATTCTTCAGCGATCCCTCAATGAAGCGCGCCTTCTGCGCCGCCATCTCCTCCGGTTTTTTCTTCCCCATGGCGCGGCGGAGCAGATCGGCTTCGCCGAGGGAGAAGCCGGCCAAAACGTTGGCGATCTTCATCACCTGCTCTTGATAGACGATGACGCCGTAGGTCTCTTTCAAGATGTCGGCGAGCTGCGGCAGCTCGTACTGAATTTTTTTTGGATCGCGCTTCCGCTTGATGAAGTCGTCGACCATGCCGCTCCCGATCGGGCCGGGGCGATAGAGGGCGAGGATCGCGACGATGTCCTCGAAGTTCTCCGGCTTCATTTTTACCAGCAGGTCGCGCATCCCCGCGCTTTCCAGCTGGAAGATCCCGGTCGTCTCGCCCGACCCGAGGAGCTCATAGGTCTTTGGATCAGTCATCGGGATCTGGGAGATCTCGAGCCGTTGCGGCGGGTCCGGTTTTTCATTCACGAGCCGAACGGCGTGATCAATTACGGTGAGTGTCCGCAATCCTAAAAAGTCGAATTTGACCAGGCCGATCTTCTCGATGTCGCCCATCGCGTATTGGGTCATCGTTTCACCCTTGCTTCCGCGATAGAGCGGGACATGCTCCGTGAGCGGCTCCGCCGAAATCACCACCCCGGCCGCATGGGTCGACGCATGGCGGGCGAGCCCTTCCAATCTTTTCGCCAGGTCGATCACCTCGCCGACCTTTGGATCGGCCGCGGCCGCCTGATTCAGACGGGGCTCTTGGGCGAGCGCTTCATCGAGGGTGATATTGAGCGTGTTGGGAATCAGCTTGGCAAGCTTGTCGGCCTCGGCATAGGGGAGCTCCAAGACCCGGGCGACGTCTCGGATCGCCGCCTTCGCCGCCATCGTTCCGAAGGTGATGATCTGGGAGACATGGTCGGCGCCATATTTTTGCGTCACGTGGCGGATGACCTCCTCGCGCCGATCCATGCAGAAGTCCATGTCGATATCGGGAAGGGTGATCCGCTCCGGGTTGAGGAAGCGCTCGAAGATCAGGCCGTATTCGATCGGATCGATGTCGGTGATCTTCAACGCATAGGCGGCGAGGCTTCCCGCCGCTGACCCGCGCCCAGGCCCCACCGGGATATTCGACGTCCGCGCGTAGTTGATGATATCCCAGACAATCAGAAAGTAGCCGGCGTATCCCATCTTGTTGATGACGTCGAGCTCTTTCTTTAAGCGCTCTTCATAGACCGGGCGGAGCGTTGCGGCGCGGCCCCTTGACTGCTCAAAGCGGCTTTCAAGCCCCTTCTGTGCGAGCGAGGCGAGGTAGGCCTCGCGCGTCTCTCCGGCGGGAGCTTCATATTGAGGAAGATGGAACGTCCCGAATTTGAGATCGAGATTAATCATCTCGGCAATCTGGAGCGTATTGTGGATTGCCGAGGGAATCTCGTCGAACGCCCGGATCATCTCCTCCGGCGATTTGAAGTAGAGCTGCTGTGTCTCGAAGCGCATCCGGTTCGGCATATTGACCGTCTTCCCGGTCTGGAGGCAGAGCATGATGTCGTGGGCGCGGGCGTCTTCTTTGTGGAGATAGTGACAGTCGTTGGTTCCGACGAGCGGGATGTCGTTTTTCTTCGAGAGCGCCACCAGCTGGCGGTTGGCCGTCTTCTGCAGGTCGAGCCCGTTGTCCTGGATCTCCAGAAAAAAATTCTCTTTCCCGAAGATCTCCTGATATTCATGCGCCGCGGCGACCGCTTCTTTTTCATAGCCGCGGGCAAGCAGATAGGGGATCTCGCCCCGAAGGCAGGCGGAGAGGCAGATCAATCCGGCGCTGTGCTTGCGAAGAACCTCCTTGTCGATCCGCGGTTTGTAGTAGTAGCCCTCGAGGTTGGCGATGGTGAGGAGCTTCATCAGATTTTTGTAACCGGTCTCGTTCGCCGCCAGGAGAATGAGGTGGTAGTAGGGATTGGAGCCGCCGATTTCATTGTAGTCGTCGTCGGCGCCGGTCCCTTCCTTGTCGAACCGGCTTCTCGGGGCGAGGTAGGCTTCACAGCCGATGATCGGCTTGATCCCCGCTTTCTTTGCCTTTTGGTAGAACTCGATCGCGCCGAAGAGATTGCCATGGTCGGTGATGGCGACGGCCGGCATCCCGAACCCCTTGGCGGTCTCGATCAGCGGATCGACCTGATTCGCCCCGTCCAGCAGGGAATATTGCGTATGAAGATGAAGGTGAACAAAGTTCTGATTTGGCATGGGAAGATTCTAATGTTCTGGGGCAAAAACGTCAAGATGAAAGAGGGAAGATTTTGATCATGAATAGATTTCCTTGACTCCGGGAAAGCGTTGATCTATATAGAAAGGTCAAGTAGGTTAAGATAATGACCCCGGAACAGGAATTTCTCGAATCGATCAAGAAGGGAGATCTCGCCAAGGTGAAGTGTCTCCTTGATGAGACCCCGATGCTCCTTCATGCCGCGGGGGAGGTCGTTTCACCCCTCCTCTCCGCCCTCTATCACCGACATCAAAAGATCGTTGCGTTTTTCCTATCTCAGAACGTTCAGCTGAATCTCTTCGAGGCGGCGGCGGTCGGAGATTCGAAACGAATGGCCGAGTTGATTGAAACGGCGCCGGATCGGCTGCATGCCGTCTCTCCCGACGGTTTCTCGCTGCTGGGACTGGCCGCTTTTTTCGGTCATCCGAAAGTCGCAGGCTATCTCATCGAAAAAGGGGCCGACGTCGATGCCCCTTCCCGAAATGCGGCGCGGGTCCGGCCGCTTCACAGCGCGCTGGCGCATCGCGATCCGGAAGTGTCGTTCGCGGTCGCACAGCGGCTGATTGAGGGCGGTGCCGATGTAAATGCAACGCAGGCGGGAGGCTGGACGCCGCTTCACCAGGCAGCGGTCCACGGCCAGGTTGGGCTCGCGACGCTCCTGCTCGATCGGGGAGCCGACATCAACGCCGCGGCGGACAATGGAAAGACCCCGTTGGCCTTGGCGATCTCCGGAAAACAGAAGGAGCTGGCGGTTTTGCTACGCGAAAGGGGGGCGAGGCCGTAGCGGTACCGATCGGCTTAGAGGTACTTGTGGAAGTCCTGCTCGAAGGTTGGGAAATATCTCGGAATCGCCGTGAGATCGAACCGTGAGAGAATCGCCTCCTTCGGTTCCCGGTCGAGCAGAAACTGAAAGGCGGCCTGGACACAGCGCTCCGGACTGATCTTTCCGGCGGTCAGCTTCTGATAAACCGACTCGGGCATCGTCACCTCATGTTTTGTTTCGCTGCGATCTTCCCCAATGATGACACAAAACTCAAGCGGCTCTCGGGCCGCCTCGATCCGTTCCACATGGATCATCGCTTCTTTTTTATGATCGGCAGACATCGGTGCCCCCCCCGAAAATATAAAAGGAACTCTTCTCCCAACCCTCATCATGTCATAACTGCCGGCCTGAATACAATTGGGCTGAGGGTTCCGTCAGACCCCCCTGCAAGAGAGAAGAGCGATTTGATTTTTGAATGTGAGAAGGGGGTCTTATCAGTGACCATATTGGTGTCGACCTCCCGATTTTCGGTTGGGTTTTCCCGAGCCTCCCACGCTTCTTCCCAACGGCGGCGGAATGGAATCACTCCTGTCTTCCGGGGACGGGAGGGATCGGCACACACCTTGCAGAATTTATTTAGGCATGATCATTCTCCAGATGGATACCTCGCGGGGATTTGGCGGGCAGCAGGAGTGGATTCTCCGCCTCTCTGCCGCTCTGATTAAAAGCGGACATCGCGTGGTGCTCATCTGTCGGCCGGACACCCCCCTCGCCCGGAAGGGCGCGGAGCGGGGGATCCCGTTGTGGACGCTCTCCGTCCGGAACAGCCTCGATCTTCGCGCTGTTCTTTCGCTCGCACGGTTAATATGCCAGGAAGAGGTCGAAGTGGTCCATACCCATAACGCGGTCACCAGCTGGCTTGCGTGGTTTGCGGGCCACGCCTGGCCGCTCGTTCCCCGAAGGCCGGTGTTGGTCCGAACCCGCCATCTCGCGAATAAAAGCCGGTATCGTTTTCCTTATCGGCTTCTCTCCGATCGGGTGGTGGCGGTCAGTGAATATCTGCGATCGTATTTGGTCGAGGAGTTGCGGCTTTCTCCTGCGAAGGTGGTTGTCTCGTCGCCCGGCATCGATACCGATCTTTACCGGACGGCTTCGGTCGAACGAGGGGTGCATGAGGAATTCGGCATTCCGAGCGGGGTGCCGGTCATCGGCACAGTCGCATTTCTCCGCAAAGAGAAGGGGCAATCGGTTCTCATCGAGGCGGCGCCGGCGATATTGGCCCGCTTTCCGGAAACGCGCTTTCTTCTGGTCGGATCGGGAGGGGACGAGAAGAATCTGCGTCGGCAGGTCCGGGAAGAGGGGCTGGAGCAACACTTCATCTTCACCGGATACCGTTCCGATATCCCCCGCCTCTTGGCGGCGGTCGATCTTTTCGTTGCGCCTTCCCTCAAAGAGGCACTTGGGATTTCCATTTTGGAGGCAATGGCGATGGAAAAACCGGTGGTGGCGAGCGGCGTCGGAGGAATTCTGGAGGTGATCTCCAACCGGGAGAATGGGCTGTTGGTCCCCTCTGGAAATGCAGCGGCGCTGTCGGCGGCCCTTTTATTTCTTCTCGTCCACCCAAAGCGGGCCGAACAGCTTGGTCGCCGCGCAAGAAGGACGGTGGAAGAGCGGTACAATCTCCAGCACGCCGTCGAACAGACGGTGGCCTTATATCGACATATTCAGGAGGAGATCCGGCATGGAAAGGTCGCGCCGACCTGTTCCGATTTTGATGTACCACCACGTGAACCGCTATCGAGATGATGCGCTGAATGTTTCCGTGGAGCGGTTCGAGCAGCAGATCGCCCATCTCAGCGGTCACTATTCTTCTCTCTTTCTCGACGATGTCGAGGGGTATTTTGGGGGGAGAGGCACCGGCGAGACGCGGCCCTCTTCCCTTCCCCCGGTTGCGGTGACTTTTGACGATGGATATGCCGATGCGTGGTTCTATGCCTATCCGATCCTGAAGAAGCATCGGGTGAAGGCAACGATCTTCGTGAATACCGCTCGGGTTTTCCCCGGTCAATCCTGTCGGCCGTACGACCGGGTGATCGCGGTGCGACGGCACAAGGAGATCGAGGACGAGCCGCAGCTGTCCGACTTTCTCTCCTGGCCGGAAATGAGAGAGATGGAACAGAGCGGCCTAATCCGAGTCGAATCGCACACCCACCATCACCTTCGGTGCGACGCTTCGCTTTCCTCGGAACGATTGATCGACGGACTTCGTCGCTCTAAAGCCGAAATCGAGCGACAGCTCGGACGGGAGTGCCGCTACCTGGCATGGCCGTTCGGGGCGTATGATATGCGGGCCACGGCGGCCGCGCAGGCATGCGGTTATCGCGCAGCGGTCACTACATTCAAGGGGACCAACCTGCCGGGGAGCGACCTCATGCAGCTGCGGAGAATTACTGCAAGAGACCGATCGATGGCTTGGTTCCGCCTCGTCCTTTCGCTCTTTTCTTCTCCTTTCTTAAGCGAGGCTTATCTAACGCTGAAGAAAGAGCCCCGCCCCCTCAGCAGCGTCTCGAGATAAGTGATATAATGCTGGGACTTTGCCCTTCATCCGGATCTGCCGGAGTCCACCGGTGTGAACCTTTTTAACCGAGCGTATGACGAACGTTTCTCTCCTTTCTTCTCCCACAGAAAAAAGT
Coding sequences within:
- a CDS encoding DNA polymerase III subunit alpha, with product MPNQNFVHLHLHTQYSLLDGANQVDPLIETAKGFGMPAVAITDHGNLFGAIEFYQKAKKAGIKPIIGCEAYLAPRSRFDKEGTGADDDYNEIGGSNPYYHLILLAANETGYKNLMKLLTIANLEGYYYKPRIDKEVLRKHSAGLICLSACLRGEIPYLLARGYEKEAVAAAHEYQEIFGKENFFLEIQDNGLDLQKTANRQLVALSKKNDIPLVGTNDCHYLHKEDARAHDIMLCLQTGKTVNMPNRMRFETQQLYFKSPEEMIRAFDEIPSAIHNTLQIAEMINLDLKFGTFHLPQYEAPAGETREAYLASLAQKGLESRFEQSRGRAATLRPVYEERLKKELDVINKMGYAGYFLIVWDIINYARTSNIPVGPGRGSAAGSLAAYALKITDIDPIEYGLIFERFLNPERITLPDIDMDFCMDRREEVIRHVTQKYGADHVSQIITFGTMAAKAAIRDVARVLELPYAEADKLAKLIPNTLNITLDEALAQEPRLNQAAAADPKVGEVIDLAKRLEGLARHASTHAAGVVISAEPLTEHVPLYRGSKGETMTQYAMGDIEKIGLVKFDFLGLRTLTVIDHAVRLVNEKPDPPQRLEISQIPMTDPKTYELLGSGETTGIFQLESAGMRDLLVKMKPENFEDIVAILALYRPGPIGSGMVDDFIKRKRDPKKIQYELPQLADILKETYGVIVYQEQVMKIANVLAGFSLGEADLLRRAMGKKKPEEMAAQKARFIEGSLKNGHSKAKAEKIFDLMEYFAGYGFNKSHSAAYALITYQTAYLKAHHPHELMTALLTSEMGNSDKVVKYITECRNMGIQILPPDVNESDRDFTVVPGGIRFGLAAIKNVGSGAVDVIIAARNAQGRFTSLFDFCRKIDLRKVNKRVIEGLIKCGAFDSTGAKRSAQMEVLERAMQDGAQQQKVREAGQMTIFGNGGAADPSAIADPALPDIPEWEDAEISKLEKEAVGFYITRHPLTPFIEIMKKRSATPTEDLATIEEDREVRICGVVVQEKVATTKRGDRMAYLRIEDLTGSVEVIVFPDLYQTSAPLFQQDIPLLINGMLDRGDKGLKLKATAIIPLKEARPAPTEPPLSERFPARPFLIRLSADAIDPSELGQLQKILQRHPGPLPVHLKIAIPEGSGSVSESTIAVDSTLKVDGSNRLTEELESRFGKGIVGQPSSMETTSAPPF
- a CDS encoding polysaccharide deacetylase family protein, translating into MERSRRPVPILMYHHVNRYRDDALNVSVERFEQQIAHLSGHYSSLFLDDVEGYFGGRGTGETRPSSLPPVAVTFDDGYADAWFYAYPILKKHRVKATIFVNTARVFPGQSCRPYDRVIAVRRHKEIEDEPQLSDFLSWPEMREMEQSGLIRVESHTHHHLRCDASLSSERLIDGLRRSKAEIERQLGRECRYLAWPFGAYDMRATAAAQACGYRAAVTTFKGTNLPGSDLMQLRRITARDRSMAWFRLVLSLFSSPFLSEAYLTLKKEPRPLSSVSR
- a CDS encoding ankyrin repeat domain-containing protein; translation: MTPEQEFLESIKKGDLAKVKCLLDETPMLLHAAGEVVSPLLSALYHRHQKIVAFFLSQNVQLNLFEAAAVGDSKRMAELIETAPDRLHAVSPDGFSLLGLAAFFGHPKVAGYLIEKGADVDAPSRNAARVRPLHSALAHRDPEVSFAVAQRLIEGGADVNATQAGGWTPLHQAAVHGQVGLATLLLDRGADINAAADNGKTPLALAISGKQKELAVLLRERGARP
- a CDS encoding glycosyltransferase family 4 protein; this translates as MDTSRGFGGQQEWILRLSAALIKSGHRVVLICRPDTPLARKGAERGIPLWTLSVRNSLDLRAVLSLARLICQEEVEVVHTHNAVTSWLAWFAGHAWPLVPRRPVLVRTRHLANKSRYRFPYRLLSDRVVAVSEYLRSYLVEELRLSPAKVVVSSPGIDTDLYRTASVERGVHEEFGIPSGVPVIGTVAFLRKEKGQSVLIEAAPAILARFPETRFLLVGSGGDEKNLRRQVREEGLEQHFIFTGYRSDIPRLLAAVDLFVAPSLKEALGISILEAMAMEKPVVASGVGGILEVISNRENGLLVPSGNAAALSAALLFLLVHPKRAEQLGRRARRTVEERYNLQHAVEQTVALYRHIQEEIRHGKVAPTCSDFDVPPREPLSR